One stretch of Sphingomonas rosea DNA includes these proteins:
- a CDS encoding methyltransferase, which produces MQATSARALKERRRLARRRGGSERLAFLRGFFKHPVMVGSVIPSSRRLIDKMLGPVDWPNTKLFVEYGPGVGTFTRIILERLPEDAKLVTIDTNPEFTAFLKESIDDPRLVAVTASAADVEKVLADRGLGKADYVLSGLPFSTLPPGVGDEIGAATSRAIRPGGAFLVYQFSPKVRDFIAPVFDRLDRGFEWVNVPPATLFWAWKNEA; this is translated from the coding sequence ATGCAAGCCACTTCTGCCCGCGCCCTCAAGGAACGGCGTCGCCTTGCCCGTCGCCGCGGGGGCTCCGAGCGGCTCGCCTTCCTGCGCGGCTTCTTCAAGCATCCGGTGATGGTCGGCTCGGTCATCCCCTCGTCGCGGCGCCTGATCGACAAGATGCTCGGCCCGGTCGACTGGCCGAACACCAAGCTGTTCGTCGAATATGGCCCCGGCGTCGGCACCTTCACCCGGATCATCCTCGAGCGCCTGCCCGAGGACGCCAAGCTGGTGACGATCGACACCAATCCCGAATTCACCGCTTTCCTTAAGGAAAGCATCGACGACCCCCGCCTGGTCGCAGTCACCGCGAGTGCGGCCGACGTCGAGAAGGTGCTCGCCGACCGCGGGCTCGGCAAGGCGGATTACGTCCTTTCCGGCCTGCCGTTCTCGACCTTGCCGCCGGGCGTGGGTGACGAGATCGGCGCCGCGACTTCGCGTGCGATCCGTCCGGGCGGCGCGTTCCTCGTCTATCAGTTCAGCCCCAAGGTCCGCGACTTCATCGCGCCCGTCTTCGACCGGCTCGATCGCGGGTTCGAATGGGTCAACGTGCCCCCGGCGACGCTCTTCTGGGCCTGGAAGAACGAGGCCTAG
- a CDS encoding phosphatidylserine/phosphatidylglycerophosphate/cardiolipin synthase family protein — MATVTDRPVASVSPITAEIAGTRLTLVESGSERLRTLLAMIDRAQVSLRMIFYMMDGDAVGEAVRDALVRAAERGCDVRVILDGFGSDIPDGFLDPLHAAGGHSCLFHPRLSARYLLRNHQKLVVVDDREGLTGGANLTVDYMSDHAESRWRDLWIHVEGPAIRPAARYFDAIHHWTTTPKPRLRDLRRLLHRFSQHKGPLQWQYSGPVRRFHPWTVGIARELIAAQRLDMISAYFSPPFAMLRRLWRLGDRGEVRIVTAAKSDNNATIAAARFTYRRLLRHRVRMFEFQPEKLHTKLLIVDDAVHIGSANFDFRSLYLNLEIMLRIEDAAFAEQVRGYFERQLADCQEITPALHRERAHWWRRIKWAFSNFLVTAVDYTVTRRLNFGPER; from the coding sequence ATGGCTACCGTCACCGACCGTCCTGTCGCCTCCGTCAGCCCGATCACGGCCGAGATCGCGGGGACCCGGCTGACGCTGGTGGAAAGCGGGAGCGAGCGGCTCCGGACGCTCCTCGCGATGATCGACCGGGCGCAAGTCTCGCTCCGGATGATCTTCTACATGATGGACGGCGATGCGGTCGGCGAAGCGGTGCGCGACGCGCTGGTCCGGGCGGCCGAACGCGGCTGCGACGTGCGGGTGATCCTCGACGGCTTCGGCTCCGACATTCCCGACGGGTTTCTCGACCCGCTTCATGCGGCGGGAGGGCATTCCTGCCTGTTTCACCCGCGCCTCAGCGCCCGCTATCTCCTGCGCAACCACCAGAAGCTGGTGGTGGTCGACGATCGCGAGGGACTGACGGGCGGCGCCAATCTCACCGTCGACTATATGAGCGACCATGCCGAGAGCCGCTGGCGCGACCTGTGGATCCATGTCGAAGGGCCGGCGATCCGGCCGGCGGCGCGCTATTTCGACGCCATCCATCACTGGACGACCACGCCCAAGCCCCGGCTGCGCGACCTGCGCCGGCTGCTCCACCGCTTCTCGCAGCACAAGGGGCCGCTGCAATGGCAATATTCGGGGCCCGTGCGCCGCTTCCACCCCTGGACCGTCGGCATCGCGCGCGAGCTGATCGCAGCGCAGCGGCTGGACATGATCTCGGCCTATTTCTCCCCGCCCTTCGCCATGCTCCGGCGGCTGTGGCGGCTGGGCGATCGCGGCGAGGTGCGGATCGTGACCGCAGCCAAGTCGGACAATAACGCGACCATCGCGGCCGCGCGCTTCACCTATCGTCGCCTGCTGCGCCACCGCGTCCGGATGTTCGAATTCCAGCCCGAGAAGTTGCACACCAAGTTGCTGATCGTCGACGATGCGGTCCACATCGGGTCGGCCAATTTCGACTTCCGCAGCCTGTATCTCAACCTCGAGATCATGCTTCGGATCGAGGACGCCGCCTTCGCCGAGCAGGTGCGCGGTTACTTCGAGCGGCAACTCGCCGACTGCCAGGAGATCACGCCCGCGCTGCACCGCGAACGCGCGCACTGGTGGCGGCGGATCAAGTGGGCGTTCAGCAATTTCCTCGTGACCGCGGTCGACTATACCGTCACCCGGCGGCTCAATTTCGGACCGGAACGCTAG